A single genomic interval of Sceloporus undulatus isolate JIND9_A2432 ecotype Alabama chromosome 2, SceUnd_v1.1, whole genome shotgun sequence harbors:
- the LOC121923999 gene encoding zinc finger protein 239-like: MEAGEKWIKRENKESTPQPMDPTPVDAAELPEMLLEENTDSLDSEHPKGQPKDLEVPEDTFAGVICLDYDNSPAKVHLDDRPFKCNVCNKSFRHSSSLLTHRRLHTGEKPYKCTDCGKSFNTSSALIVHRRTHTGEKSYICSDCGRCFSEGSVLIKHWRIHTGEKPYKCSLCGRGFRQSSQLRAHERTHTGEKPYGCQDCGKCFSTSSNLSAHQRTHTGEKPYICTECDRRFGHKSHLISHQKTHTEKHHACPDCPASFRMIHQLLVHRKSHQEDRRYKCLLCGKTFSYSSALLAHQRMHMGDRPFTCLECGRSFIRNSDLNKHQRIHTGEKPYECPECGKRFNQSSHLVSHRRVHFKGTAKNPDANMSAPLGQEIESS, translated from the coding sequence GTTGATGCTGCAGAACTTCCCGAGATGCTATTAGAGGAGAACACAGACTCTCTGGATTCTGAGCATCCCAAAGGCCAACCAAAGGACTTGGAGGTCCCTGAGGATACCTTTGCTGGGGTGATCTGTTTGGACTATGACAACAGCCCTGCAAAGGTCCACCTGGATGACCGGCCATTCAAGTGCAACGTGTGCAACAAAAGCTTCCGCCACAGCTCCAGCCTTTTAACCCACCGGCGCCTGcacactggggagaagccatacaaatgtacAGACTGCGGGAAAAGCTTCAATACCAGCTCGGCCCTCATCGTCCACCGCcggacccacacaggagagaagtcgTACATCTGCTCAGACTGTGGGCGGTGCTTCAGTGAAGGCTCGGTCCTGATCAAGCACTGGCgcatccacacaggggagaagccctacAAGTGTTCCCTCTGCGGACGGGGCTTCCGGCAGAGCTCACAGCTGCGGGCCCATGAGCGGACCCACACGGGGGAGAAGCCCTATGGGTGCCAGGACTGCGGGAAGTGCTTCAGCACCAGCTCGAACCTCTCAGCCCACCAGCGGACCCACACAGGTGAGAAGCCCTACATCTGCACGGAGTGTGACCGCCGCTTTGGGCACAAGTCCCACCTGATTTCTCACCAGAAGACCCACACAGAGAAACACCATGCGTGCCCTGACTGCCCGGCTAGTTTCCGCATGATCCACCAGCTCCTGGTCCACCGCAAGTCCCACCAGGAGGACCGACGTTACAAATGCCTCTTGTGCGGGAAGACCTTCAGCTACAGCTCGGCCCTCCTGGCCCACCAGCGGATGCACATGGGGGATCGGCCCTTCACGTGCCTCGAGTGCGGGCGGAGCTTCATCCGCAACTCAGATTTGAACAagcaccagagaatccacacggGGGAGAAGCCTTACGAGTGTCCTGAGTGCGGGAAGAGGTTCAACCAGAGCTCCCACCTGGTCAGTCACCGGAGAGTCCACTTTAAAGGAACAGCCAAAAATCCAGATGCAAACATGAGTGCTCCACTTGGACAAGAAATAGAATCTTCTTGA
- the LOC121923984 gene encoding zinc finger protein RFP-like, whose translation MDKVDNPMEELQKAAICSICLEYFKDPVSIQCGHNFCLRCITECCEKAKRRFCCPHCRRQACKRDFRPNRELANVAEVAKRYKMQAEEAAGEKAVCERHREPLKLFCEDDQALICVVCDRSKDHRAHTVLPIEEAVQDYKEQIQNQSLSLKQERERLQELKQDTERMTGEVLETLNAEWRKVTSESELLHQLLEEKEQALLDQLNELKLEIKKEQKENDTKYSEKMSLLVDLVSEMEEKCKQPDSEFLQNVKDILSRSKKRHVHLLSETPLDLKNKLNIFVKNTVSLVDTLKKCKASLLTEHQEKEEAVSSAIAIANVTLDLDTAGPYLILSDNRKSAWLGNKRQKRANSWEQFSVYPCVLGCEGFISGKHSWEVEVVEEGCWAVGVARKSVNRKTKLRFHPEEGIWSLEHLGANHYRALTSPPTPLHPTKPYRRILVCLDYEEGEVAFFNAENGDRIFTFPSSLFSKERLHPWLWVGLRSQLRLHP comes from the exons ATGGACAAAGTGGACAATCCCATGGAAGAGCTCCAGAAGGCCGCCATTTGCTCCATCTGCCTGGAATATTTCAAAGACCCAGTCTCCATACAGTGTGGGCACAACTTCTGCTTGCGCTGCATCACAGAATGCTGTGAGAAGGCCAAGAGACGGTTCTGCTGCCCTCACTGTCGAAGGCAAGCCTGCAAGAGGGATTTCAGGCCCAACAGGGAACTAGCCAATGTGGCCGAAGTAGCCAAGCGGTACAAGATGCAAGCAGAAGAGGCGGCTGGAGAGAAAGCAGTGTGTGAGAGACACCGGGAGCCCCTCAAGCTCTTCTGCGAAGATGACCAAGCCCTCATCTGCGTCGTGTGCGATAGATCCAAGGACCACAGGGCCCACACCGTGCTTCCCATAGAAGAGGCTGTCCAGGACTACAAG GAACAAATCCAGAACCAGTCACTAAGTCTtaagcaagaaagagagaggctGCAGGAACTTAAACAGGACACTGAGAGGATGACTGGGGAGGTACTG GAGACGTTAAATGCTGAATGGAGGAAGGTGACCTCTGAATCTGAGTTGTTACATCAGCTTCTTGAAGAAAAAGAACAGGCTCTTCTGGACCAGCTGAATGAGTTGAAGTTGGAAATAAAGAAAGAGCAGAAGGAAAATGACACTAAATATTCTGAGAAGATGTCTCTTCTTGTGGACTTGGTCAGTGAGATGGAGGAGAAGTGCAAACAGCCGGATAGTGAATTCTTACAG AATGTCAAGGATATATTAAGCAG ATCTAAGAAGAGACATGTTCATCTACTATCAGAGACTCCTCTCGACTTAAAAAACAAACTCAATATATTTGTTAAGAATACTGTTTCTCTAGTGGACACTCTAAAGAAATGCAAAG CATCTTTATTAACTGAACaccaagaaaaggaagaggccgTGTCCTCAGCAATAGCTATAG CAAATGTGACTCTGGATCTGGACACAGCAGGACCCTACCTCATCCTATCTGACAACAGGAAGAGTGCATGGTTGGGAAACAAAAGGCAGAAGCGTGCCAACTCTTGGGAACAGTTCAGCGTGTACCCCTGTGTGCTTGGCTGTGAAGGGTTTATCTCAGGGAAGCACTCCTGGGAGGTGGAAGTGGTGGAAGAGGGCTGCTGGGCTGTGGGGGTGGCCAGGAAGTCCGTGAACAGGAAGACGAAATTAAGATTCCATCCTGAAGAGGGGATCTGGTCTTTAGAACACTTGGGGGCCAACCATTACCGGGCCCTGACCTCCCCTCCAACCCCTTTGCACCCTACCAAGCCCTACAGAAGAATCCTGGTCTGCCTGGATTATGAAGAAGGAGAGGTAGCATTTTTTAATGCTGAGAATGGGGACCGGATCTTTACGTTCCCCTCCAGCCTTTTTTCAAAAGAGAGACTTCATCCTTGGTTATGGGTGGGGCTCCGATCCCAGCTCAGATTACATCCCTAG